One part of the Candidatus Latescibacter sp. genome encodes these proteins:
- the larE gene encoding ATP-dependent sacrificial sulfur transferase LarE, with protein sequence MNSALQVKYHALVSLVGSYGKAAVAFSGGVDSTFLAKVVRDVLDTRAVAITVDSEAYPPDTIRETRALADLIGTRLIEIPVRACDIPEFSANEPERCYHCKKTLFSLMSAKADAEDIHILIDGSNMDDLGDYRPGMRALSELGIKSPLKECGFTKAEIRIVSKELGLPTWNRQSFACLASRFPYGTRITPELLERTWKAEAVLHDMGMSRYRVRNHGDLARIEIDADDTNILLSSEDNRKKVTTRLKELGFTYITLDLQGYRTGSMNEPLPKEG encoded by the coding sequence ATGAATTCTGCTCTTCAAGTAAAATATCATGCCCTGGTGTCCCTGGTAGGATCATACGGTAAGGCGGCGGTCGCTTTTTCCGGAGGAGTTGACAGCACTTTTCTCGCAAAAGTCGTACGAGATGTTCTGGATACGAGGGCCGTGGCGATTACCGTGGATTCAGAAGCTTATCCTCCTGATACTATTCGGGAAACACGTGCATTGGCCGACCTGATCGGCACCCGTTTGATCGAGATCCCCGTGCGGGCCTGCGATATACCTGAATTCAGCGCCAATGAACCGGAGCGCTGCTATCACTGTAAAAAGACGCTCTTCTCCCTGATGAGTGCAAAAGCAGATGCAGAAGATATTCATATACTCATAGATGGATCGAATATGGACGACCTTGGCGATTATCGTCCGGGAATGCGTGCACTATCCGAGCTGGGGATAAAAAGCCCGCTCAAGGAATGCGGTTTTACCAAGGCGGAGATACGTATTGTCAGTAAAGAATTGGGTCTCCCGACCTGGAACAGGCAGTCCTTCGCCTGTCTTGCCTCACGGTTCCCCTATGGGACTCGTATCACTCCGGAGCTGCTCGAACGGACATGGAAAGCAGAGGCGGTGCTGCATGACATGGGGATGTCACGTTACCGGGTTCGAAATCACGGCGATCTCGCTCGAATCGAGATTGATGCGGATGATACGAATATTCTTCTTTCCAGTGAAGATAATCGTAAAAAAGTGACAACCAGGCTGAAAGAATTGGGATTTACCTATATTACCCTTGATCTCCAGGGATATCGGACAGGAAGCATGAACGAGCCGCTGCCTAAAGAAGGATGA